AGCTAAAAGTTGTTCAAAAGGTTCCTGTGTATGGTTTGGATGGTGTGTATCTATATTTACCAATGGAAAAAGCCACAAAGTATTTTGTTTTCCTGAAGTTGCCATTTTTATCCAAAAAATGGCCTGGGTCAAACTTCTCTGGGTTAGGAAACTCCTTGCAGTTGTACAAAATGGAAGACAGTAACGGCAATACAGTAGTACCCTGGAACCAAGAAAGAGAGAGTAGAATGGGATGTTATCATACTTATCTTTGGTTCATAAAAAGCCTAACACTTTTAATTATAGTGGATTAAACAGGACTGAGCACTCTTAAAGCTTGTGTGAGAGTTTTCTCACTGTCTTTTGTGAGAGTTTTTTCACACCCACTATCATACAATACCTTTTATCGAATAATAAGATGGTTCTCTGGGAGAAGAGCAACTGTTACAGTCAATGTGCAATAAACAATTGTTCAAAAACTAAGACTGGCAGCTCATATTGTTCAGATATGTACTTTACTGGAACCGCCACCTCAAATGGGAAGAATTcactttttgcaatttttttctttctgaattcagGTGTGAATGTAAGAAAATAAGTTATAGTACCTTGTAATCTACAAAATCTATCGGCTCAAAGCCCACCTCCTCACTTCTAAAATggtgtacatatgtgtatgtttgtcgcttagtcatgtccagctctttgtgaccccatgaactgaactgtagccagcctggttcctctgtccattgaatttttcaggcaagaatactggagggggtggccattcctttctccaggggatcttcccaaccaagggatcaaacctgggtctcctgcattgcaggcagattctttactgtctgagccaccatacgCTTTCCTCTTTGCCCCATTAGAACTTGTGAGGtttaaatgacaaaatgataATGACCATTGATACAGGATGCTTCACATTTACCTGACACTGTGTTTAATTGTTTATAaatgtcatttaatcctcacttcAACCATATTCACTAGgatcttatttttttggctcATTGTATGAATGCAGAAATTGAGATTCAGAAAGAAACAATTTACTTGTGGTTATTAGCAAGTGGCATGATTAGAATTTGACCCAACTTCTATCTGATCATAAAGCACTCCTATTTAAGTGAAAGCCTCCTCTTtccatttttacttcattttttatttcctgaaaCATTATTTCACAATTTTTGGAGTAGGTAGTGCATGtacatggtatttttaaaaaagtcaaattgAAAATAAGTTTCTTTTTCCTATACTCAAGTTCCTTGGTTTCCTTCTTAATGTAATCACTGCTATCAGAAATTTATTCCTATCTTATtataggtggggcttccctggtggttcagatgataaagaatctgcctgcagtacaggaaacccaggttcaatccctgggtctggaagatcccctggtaaaggaaatggcaacctactccagtattcttgcctagcaaattctgtggacagaggagcctggtggagtcacaaagagtcggacatgactgagcaactaacagagcAGAAACTCTTTAATATTATCAAAAGCACTTTCTGTATAAATGAGATTACCATGTGGTTTTCCTTTAAATTCTATTTCtatgttgaattttattaaacCAAATTTTCTGGTGTCAGACCTTCCTGTGTTCCTGATTACCTTCACTTGCTGGTGGTATAGCATTTTTAATATGATACTAGACTTATGTGTTAATAGACTTTTGCACTGGGATTTGGCAGTAAGGTTGGGGGCTGTTTCAGTTTTGCAGTAGTCTGGTCAGGTTTGacaccttttcttcctcttctacaCTCTCAAATGTAAAACCCAAACCCTTAATCACTACAGAAGGCTGACTACATCCCCAATGTGCATGTGAATGTTTTGATCATTGTTAACTATTACGGGCAGCAATGTCCCAAATGTCCTGATACATGAGATCTTGGGAGGAGAGAATTTGGGTTAAAGAAAGTTGACACTTGATTACTTTAGAGCTGCAGGTACACTGTCCATCTCTTCCccctttttaaaatctatcatGGAAAGTCAGATTTCTGTTCCCTCAAGATTCATACTAATGCCCATCACTTCTCCCTTAATATATCCTATCATACCTGAGAGTGTGAGGAGCCTTGGAAGCCCTGGATTAGCTTCCCCATTCCAGGAAGGCAGAGGCAGAACCACAGAGGTGAACAATGGCCTGAGAGTACACTGCATAGCAGTGACGGATTTTAAACCCAGGCCGTGTAACTCAGGCCTCGTGTTCTTCCCATGTCTCTCAACTGCCTCTCTTCCTGAAACAGCTATGATGCCTCTAACAGGCCCCATCTACCATGGGGTGGAGTGGTACCACGTTGCACCTTCTATCTCAGCCAGCTTTCCCAGCCACCTCTAACCTTTGGGATGACATAGTGTCTGAATTTCGTGTCCTGGACCACAGTATGGGGTAAGTTAGAAGGAATGAGGGTGATGTATCTCTGTATCTCATGCAACACAGCCTCTGTATAGGGCAGCTTCATCTTGTCCTTCATGCAGGGACTTTGGGTGCGTCCAATCACACGGTCAATTTCTTCATGAACTTTGGCTGCAGAGACATGAATCATGAATCCTACTTAAGAGATGTGTTCCCTGGATACTTGGAAATGCTTACAATTTGTAAAGAAAATGGCCTGGAAAAGGCTCCCAAGGTCAAAGACATGTTGCTAAACAACCCACAGCTCTGTTCTTCatagaatttctgtttttttctttttttttaaattttagtataaAATCTTTATTCTCAGAATattcctttttaattaatttatttattttaattggaggctaattactttacaatattgtagtggtttttgccatacattgacatgaatcagccatgggtgtacatgtgttccccatcccgaacccccctcccacctccctcccaatcccatccctcagggtcatcccagtgcactagccctgagtaccctgtttcatgcatcaaacctggactggtgatctgtttcacatatggtaatatatatatttcaatgctattctctcaaatcatccaaccctcgccttctccctcagagtccaaaagactgttctgtacatctgtgtctctttttctgtctcgcatatagggtcatcctatcgtctttctaaattccatatatatgcattaatatactgtattggtgtttttctttctgacttacttcactctgtataatagactccagtttcatccacctcattagaactgattcaaatgcattctttttaatagctgagtaatattccattgtgtatgtgtaccacagctttcttatctattcgtctgctgatagacatctaggttgcttccatgtcctggctattgaaaacagtgctgtgatgaacattggggtacgtgtgtctctttcaattctggtttcctcagtgtgtatgcccagcattgggttgctgggtcatatggcagttctatttccagttttttaaggaatctccacactgttctccatagtggctgtacaagtttgcattcctaccaacagtgtaagaggtttcccttttctctgcatcctctcagtatttattgtttgtagactttctgatagaAGCCATAGaacttctattttttatattGCTGCAAAGACCAGAGATTTCGCTTCAGGAAACATAAAAGCTGCATTAAGTATGCAGCCTCCTGCCTGAACTAGTTTGTCCTCCTGTACAGGTGAGGAGATGACCTCTGTGCAGGGATTAAGGTTTATCGCAGATTCCTGGTAAAGCAGCTGCAGAGGGGAAATGCTCAATCCTAACTCTAGTGGGAGCATCTCCTCTATCAGTATCATCCTGCCTCCTAACATTTTGTGGGAACAGCTAACACCATTTTGTTGAACAAAATAAACactgggtttctaagacctgtgCTCTGAGAACATGATTGAGAAAATCAAGCTagtataatttcatttttgaattttaaattatattggaGCTAAAAATCCCCTTTGGGGAGACGGATCCATTTTCAAGATGGAAAAACAAAGGCCTGTGAAGTGAAATAACTTGTTTGAGGTCACACAGTCAGGTATTGGCGGCTGAGAATGAGAATGCAAAATGGGAACCCAGGCATCCCTCATCTAAATTGGGCTGACTCTTCAACATTATATCATAtatagcagagctgggattcagaagCTCCTCTGCTTTTAAACGTAAAAAGTCTTTGATTCGTAATGGTCTCTCTTCCTTATCAACATCATTTGATATAATTTTGATCTGTAAAACCAAACCACATGGGTGGCCCTAGGCATGATGCTCGCCAAGGCTGTCCAGAGAAAGATAAGTTGTCACAGACAGTAGTCCCTTCCCACCTTCATGAGTGCCAGAAGCTCCTATTTTATCCTAAATAAATACTCAGGATATTTGCTGTACCTTGAACCTCAGGGTATTTCATTAGGAGCAGGAACCCGTAACTCAGGATGGCAGTGGTTATCTCTACTCCTGCTGAAAACAGATTTGATCCACAGGTTGCTAAGTTTTCCAAGTGAAATTCAGACTCTGGGTTCTGTTTCTCCTGTAGATGGCAGAGTTAAAAAGATGACAgaattaaataaagtaaaattaaacaaacaaaaaaagaaggcgGCAACGGTTTATCAGAGCTCCATGATCACACCCCATCACTAGTAATAGGCTTTATTTTCTGCATGGTAGggtagtagatttttaaaaatcagtcatgGAATTGAGACTTCTGGTTCAAATCCCAGGTTAGTCAATGATCAGATATATGCCCTTGACAAGTTACCTTACCTCTTTACTCAACTTCATCATTTGTGAAACTGGGATATAGAACAGAATATACCTCATAGGGTTAttgtaaagatgaaaagagataCTGAGTGGAAGGCCTTGGAACAATTCTTCTTATATACAAACACGCAGTTAACGAAtcttcttttattatatttaatgaaaaagacTAGATGATAAATTCAATGTGAACACAGTGTAGAGAAGTCACTggtttggaactggtctgtttccTTCAGACCAGTGATACAAAGCATGGGAAACTGATACTACCCTAGCCCTTTAGAGTATCGTAGTGAAGAATATAGAGGtcaattaaatattttgttaaactATGATGAGTGCTATGAAAGGAAATTTCAGGGTAGTATTCCTTTTACCAACCACCATGGACTGATAGAGAGTTGGTAcgaaggaaaatttttaaatgactgaattaAAAACCtagctatttttgttttctctttcccagACAAACATCTAGTCCTCTGAGGGCCAACAACAAACTTTTCCATCAGAATGAAGAGGATATTTCAATGCACATTGTTGATAAGTGGAGTGAGCTTGAATGTCTCTACTAACTTCAGGGAAATttctgagaagaaaagagagcATGGTCATGCCTTCCTTCAGCATGTTTTCTAAGGAAGTCAAGCTTTCTAAATCAGCCCTCCCAGAGATTAAGAAGACTAAACAGGTTATTAGTAATTAACCATTTGCTATAACTTGTGCACTTATGATACAATTGcacagtgtttttcttttgcttatttatgtatatttgggGAATTTTGGCATGAAAGtcaaagtattagttgctcagttgtgtccagctctttgcaatcctatggactgtagcctgccatgttcctctgtccatgaaattcttcaggcaagaatactggagtgagcagccattccctcctccaggggatcttcccaacccagagatcaaacctgggtttgcctgctttgcaggcagattctttaccatctgaaataACGCTTTACTGGGGAAGCCGAACTTTGGCATAAACAAGGTTAATTTTACAGGGCTCAAagaattattttcagattttaagttgttacatatgtatttttattgaaatatccttttttttagaaatacaaaaattgaaatcatattggTTAAAAGTTTTGTGCACACAACaaaaatatggaacacttcacaaatttgtgtgtcatccttgcacaggggccatgctaatcttctctgtatcattccaatttcaGTGTATGTGCTGCCAAAATGAGCACAGAATATCCTTTTGCAGTCTATTGTTTGTCACAGTTTTGACTGTTTTCCTGCTGATGTTCTCATGGACACTGATGCTGGTATCTTAGCCAGCAATGTTCTAAGAGCTGGTGGCTGTGTGATACTTGCTATTCAATATGTTTAAGACCACCGATGGTTAATTATAATGTGTTTTTTTAGAATCTTTTATCCATCGTtagttttaaataatgaaattgtTCCATGGGAAAACACAATCCAGTTTTTATAATGTATGACATACTCCCTGGGAAACATTGTGGCAAACAATGGGAGACTATGGGTGTgtaaagaagatgtgtgtgtcTTTTAGCCACATTAAGATAAATATATGCTCagaaacatgcatatatatacatatatgtagctCATCATAAATATATACTGAGAAGATTTCATTAAATGCTAGTGTCCAACCAAGTACAGGaagtaaatagaaataaaaggaaataatatgtataatatatatatttttagaaaacttatgagtTTTTGCccaactaaaaaatttatgacattttgattccacttgtttgacttagtatgaataaaatactagatttctaatttagaaaaatagatatgcaacaagccaCAAAGGtttatgtatagcacagggagctatagtcaatatcttgaaataacctataatgggaaataacttcaaaaataatatatgtgtatatgtataactgaatcacacacacaaaaaaagaattctactttttgaaatttagtaaagTTTATCTTATTGCcaatttttctaaatgtcctatggacatctaataacacatgaaatacaaaattttaagtaCATTTGTATAGGAtatgattaatataaattaattaaatacaaatttattacatttatattattaaagacatcattcaagatgcttCTATTCTGattttttctgcacttgataaaatattctcagagaaatgttaatatttcTCACTAtgattgtatattttttcttttcccttatgtcTCTTcggatttttgctttatgtatttttgtttctttgttgttgtctaaaagtttatgatgtctatcttctttttgaattgtaccctttattgttaaaatatatatctttgtttcatttaaaataaataaattttaaaaagaaaataaaagcaatacaaaggaaaaagagggcttttcctcttttaaaatttctgcacTATGAAATATTTCTACTATTGTTAATAGCATACCTCACTGCCACAAGATATCAAAATATCAAGAATTACCTACATGGTGTGATTATGCTTTcctgcatccccatggactgataAAATATAGTATCAGGGAAAGATGTCATGTACAATACCTGCTCCATCCTGCTGAGGAAACAGTCAATGTAGTCTCGAGGGTTATTATGATTCAGGGACTTTTGATGCTTCTTCACTTTTTCCAGAACAAAGTAGTGAACACCCTTAAGCCTTTTTGAAAATGCTTTGTGCTCTCCAGGGAGAGGCTTTATGAGTTTTGGCCATAGATTGTAAATctaaaatgagaacaaaaaacACACAAGCGATTCAGTTTGTGAAGAGACACCAGGGTTTCTGAGTGGAGCACCGAACTCTCTGCAGGGTCTGGCCAAGGAGCTTTCAAGCTAAAGAGAAGGTAGGGTGACCGTCACACACATGAGAGTCGCCCCTTCTCATCTCCTGCTCAACCATCCTCAGCCAACCTCAGAGTGAGAGAAGGGGAGAATGTGCACAGGAGCCTTAAAAGAAATGCAGGGAACTGGGAACATGACGTCTTCTTTTGAGGGAATCACCTCACAGAAGCGAGCAGAAGGCAGCCTTCATAGGTGCTGGTCTAAGTGACACTATACTAATCCACTTGACATAAAACACACACGGAAGGACGGGGACAGTGCTTGCCTTGGCGCACGCTCATGGGACAAGGTGGGCAGCTTGCAGCTCGTTATCCTGCCTGTGGGCTCCCAGTATGCCCAAGAGGTCAAGTGCCAGGGTAAATGGAGACCTGGCCTTACCTGGTTCCAGAGAGAGCTTACtcgatttaaatttttatttaacaaatccAGCAGGGAGTGAAGGGTCTTATCGTTGTAGTGGAAACGTTCATTGAAGAGGATGGAGCAGATCACGCTGCAGGTAGCACAGGACAGGGTGAGAGCAGGGTTAAAGGGCTGAGCTGGCGTGAAGAAAAAACAACTCTAACATTTAGAATCTTCATCAGCCTGGATTAGGGTTTCAAGAAGATGGCCTCCCTCCTCCTCAGATGATACTTATATTGTATTTTCTCTAAACTTCTTCAGATTAGGATGTAAGCGTCTTCTACTAATATTAATACTATCTGCTCTATGGTATACTATGCTACTACTCTCTGTCTCtcagaagtcgctcagtcgtgtccgactctttgtaaccccatggactgtagcccaccaggctcctccctccatggaattctccaggccagaatactggcgtgggttgccatttccttctccaggggatcttcccgacccagggatcgaacctgggtctcccacattgcaggcagacgctttaacatccgagccaccagggtttATATTATTCAGTGAATATGGTAATAGTCATAAGGGGAGTAAGTAATATTATAGAATATTTACCACATGCTGGATACTGTGTAAATGTTTTGCAAACTGTATTATCCAACCCTCAATCTGAGGTTTGATTTTTAGCcgcatttttcagatgaggaaactgcaccttagagaaattaaataacttgcccaaatttACACATCCAGTAAGTGCTGAAGTTGGGAGATGAATCCAAGCAAAGGGATTCAAGGATCCTAAGTAACTGCTTTGAgtcattttcctcctgccccgtTTTTCCTTGCCAACACCCTGGTTAATAGAGCAGATTGTGGACTGCTGAGCATCTCCTGAAGGAGGAGCTTTGGTGGGAAGGGCTGTGTGCGCAGTAGCCCCTTGGCCCAAAAGATGGCCCATGGAACACACCCTCTGATTTCCTGAGCTCCTCCACCAGAAACTGGGCCTCCACCTGGATCCTCTCCTCGAGGCTCCTCTTCCCCATCCCAAAGTCCCTTAGGGTCATGAGGGAGAAGTGCCGCATTTGCTTCCACGTGTCCCCATTGCTGAAAAAGAGTCCTAGGAGAAGAAGCAGAGAGCAGAAAAGTGGTTTTGCATCATAGAATCAGATGTCCCCAGAAGCTGATCTCTTGTGTCCACCCTGCGCTGTGCCCACTGCCCCTTATCAGGAATTTAGCAACTGGCCTTTGAAGAGCACAACGTATTCTTTGGTTTGGGTAAAATATTTGTCACAAAGCAAATAAAACCCAAGTTCTGGTCAACAGAGGACAGAGGTGACGGAGACAGGATCATTGGCACTTAGAGAACATTCCCAAGTGTGGGAAGGGCCATCTGTCTGGTTTTGTTAAAGATGGTAAAGACTGGCATGTGTTCTCACAAACCCCTCTCCTGAGTGTCTGTTTTTGCACTAAATATCCCTCTGACTTGTGGTTTAGTTCTATCCAT
The Budorcas taxicolor isolate Tak-1 chromosome 23, Takin1.1, whole genome shotgun sequence genome window above contains:
- the LOC128067928 gene encoding cytochrome P450 2C23-like — its product is MERLELTTLALVICVTCLVFLFVWKKSHKGLGKLPPGPTPLPIIGNLMQLNLKDIPASLSKLAKQYGPVYTLYLGSQTTVVLHGYEAVKEALIDQSDEFLGRARIPIIDGTQRGCGLFFSNGDTWKQMRHFSLMTLRDFGMGKRSLEERIQVEAQFLVEELRKSEAQPFNPALTLSCATCSVICSILFNERFHYNDKTLHSLLDLLNKNLNRVSSLWNQIYNLWPKLIKPLPGEHKAFSKRLKGVHYFVLEKVKKHQKSLNHNNPRDYIDCFLSRMEQEKQNPESEFHLENLATCGSNLFSAGVEITTAILSYGFLLLMKYPEVQAKVHEEIDRVIGRTQSPCMKDKMKLPYTEAVLHEIQRYITLIPSNLPHTVVQDTKFRHYVIPKGTTVLPLLSSILYNCKEFPNPEKFDPGHFLDKNGNFRKTKYFVAFSIGKWACVGEGLAHMELFLFITTILQNFVLKSLGETKDIEIKPIVTGLINMPPPFKLCLIPR